Proteins from a genomic interval of Candidatus Babela massiliensis:
- the rpsR gene encoding 30S ribosomal protein S18 has product MKLKMSSRLLKKKARRTAQTQKRNCKFCSSEQVRESLDYKNVNLLKGFITERGKILPARISGTCAKHQRVLSTEIKNARIMALLPFTSGQLA; this is encoded by the coding sequence ATGAAATTGAAAATGAGTTCCCGATTACTTAAAAAGAAAGCTAGAAGAACTGCTCAAACTCAAAAAAGAAATTGTAAATTCTGTTCTAGTGAACAAGTAAGAGAATCTCTTGATTATAAAAACGTAAACCTACTTAAAGGTTTCATAACAGAAAGAGGTAAAATTTTGCCTGCTAGAATTTCTGGTACTTGTGCAAAACATCAAAGAGTTTTGTCAACAGAGATCAAAAATGCTAGAATTATGGCACTTTTACCATTTACTTCTGGCCAATTAGCTTAA
- the typA gene encoding translational GTPase TypA — translation MKKRNNVRNIAIIAHVDHGKTTLVDKMLRFTSTMDVLQDERVMDSNDIERERGITILAKNTGVVYGDYEINIVDTPGHSDFSGEVERTLQMVEGFLLLVDSAEGVLPGTRFVLMKALQLNLKPIVLINKIDRKDADIERTESEVHDLFLDLAINESQLDFPVLYGSSKLGFVTKDPNIQTNSMEPLFEAILNHIPAPESTEDYLQLLVTNLDHSDFLGTIAIGRVFNGQINVGQQFVACKDDYVSKPMKITKIYKFKGLSKVEVEQASFGDIVAVTGFNEPVTIGTTLCQVDKPIPHDYVKIDEPTLSMYISVNDSPFCGQEGKFLTSRQIKERLEKELKTNVALRVDTSDTTDSFKISGRGQLHLGILLENMRREGFEFQVSAPEVIYKTINGIKQEPIEYLVLDVQEEHQGVVMEFLGRKKAEMKNMTHYDNGRVKIEFEVPSRGLLGFRGQFLTDTRGTGIANFSFLGYQPYKGDIITRTKGALVSMDNGSVTAYALDTLQERGTLFVAPGDKVYQGMIIGEHSRDNDLDVNPTKQKKLTNMRASGTDDAVKLDPPRKMDLETCMEWIQPDELIEVTPQSIRLRKKVLRASMRK, via the coding sequence ATGAAAAAAAGAAATAATGTTAGAAATATAGCAATAATAGCTCACGTTGACCATGGCAAAACTACTCTTGTAGATAAAATGTTAAGATTTACATCCACTATGGATGTTCTACAAGATGAAAGAGTTATGGATTCTAATGATATAGAACGTGAAAGAGGGATAACTATTCTTGCTAAAAATACAGGTGTTGTCTATGGAGATTATGAAATCAATATAGTAGACACACCAGGACATAGCGATTTTAGTGGAGAAGTTGAACGTACGCTTCAAATGGTTGAAGGTTTCCTTCTTTTAGTTGACTCAGCAGAAGGAGTTCTTCCAGGTACTAGATTTGTACTTATGAAAGCTCTTCAGTTAAATTTAAAACCTATAGTACTTATAAATAAAATAGATCGTAAAGATGCTGATATAGAAAGAACAGAAAGCGAAGTTCATGATCTATTTTTAGACCTTGCAATTAACGAAAGCCAACTTGACTTTCCAGTACTTTATGGATCATCTAAACTAGGTTTTGTAACCAAAGATCCAAATATTCAAACAAATAGTATGGAACCTTTATTTGAAGCAATACTTAATCATATTCCTGCGCCCGAATCAACCGAAGATTATTTACAATTACTTGTAACTAATTTAGATCACTCTGATTTCTTAGGAACAATAGCAATAGGAAGAGTGTTTAATGGTCAAATAAACGTTGGACAGCAATTTGTTGCATGTAAAGATGATTATGTAAGTAAACCTATGAAGATTACTAAAATCTATAAATTTAAGGGTCTTAGTAAAGTTGAAGTAGAACAAGCTTCATTTGGTGATATAGTTGCAGTAACAGGCTTTAACGAACCTGTTACAATAGGTACTACTTTGTGTCAAGTTGATAAACCTATACCTCATGATTATGTAAAGATCGATGAACCTACATTGTCTATGTACATCTCAGTTAATGATTCACCATTTTGTGGCCAAGAAGGTAAATTTTTAACATCAAGACAAATTAAAGAAAGATTAGAAAAAGAATTAAAAACTAATGTAGCTTTAAGAGTTGATACTTCAGATACTACCGATTCATTTAAGATCTCAGGTCGTGGACAGTTACATTTAGGTATTTTACTTGAAAATATGAGAAGAGAAGGCTTTGAATTTCAAGTATCAGCACCAGAGGTAATTTATAAGACTATAAATGGTATCAAACAGGAACCAATTGAATATCTAGTATTAGATGTACAAGAAGAACATCAAGGCGTTGTAATGGAATTCTTAGGCAGAAAAAAAGCCGAGATGAAAAATATGACCCATTACGATAACGGTAGAGTTAAGATAGAATTTGAAGTTCCTTCAAGAGGATTATTAGGATTTAGAGGTCAATTTCTAACTGATACCCGCGGTACTGGAATTGCTAACTTTAGCTTTTTAGGATATCAACCATATAAAGGTGATATTATAACTAGAACTAAAGGAGCTCTAGTTTCCATGGATAATGGATCAGTAACAGCTTATGCTTTAGATACTTTACAAGAACGTGGTACATTATTTGTTGCTCCTGGAGATAAAGTATATCAAGGTATGATTATTGGAGAACATAGTAGAGATAATGATCTAGATGTTAACCCAACCAAACAGAAGAAGTTAACCAATATGAGAGCTTCTGGAACCGATGATGCTGTTAAATTAGATCCGCCAAGAAAAATGGATCTAGAAACATGTATGGAATGGATTCAGCCGGATGAACTTATCGAAGTAACTCCGCAATCGATTAGATTACGTAAAAAGGTCTTAAGAGCCTCAATGAGAAAATAA
- the truA gene encoding tRNA pseudouridine(38-40) synthase TruA has protein sequence MKTYKIVVSYDGTDYYGWQIQPDKVTISHMLEKQFKAVFKKNIKIIGASRTDSGVHALGQVAKFETDINIKPEILIKAWNNLLPSNILIRSIELVNSEFHPRAKVKQKTYYYNFTTQKAIPLISNYVYSLKSYRHSIDFDKLKVALNIFVGTHDFRSFCTGYEQESTIRTIDSISLVYLKRYKIYQIQVKGKSFLRYMIRRIVGACLEIANSKKRNINELKVALKKPNPEQNLFTAPANGLILRKIIYF, from the coding sequence ATGAAAACTTATAAAATTGTTGTCTCCTATGATGGAACTGATTACTATGGTTGGCAAATTCAACCTGACAAAGTAACTATTTCTCATATGCTTGAAAAGCAATTTAAAGCTGTTTTTAAAAAAAATATAAAAATTATCGGTGCATCACGCACCGATTCTGGTGTTCATGCTCTTGGGCAAGTTGCTAAATTTGAAACCGATATCAATATAAAACCAGAAATTTTAATTAAAGCTTGGAACAATTTGCTTCCAAGCAATATTTTAATTAGATCTATAGAGCTAGTTAATTCTGAGTTTCATCCTAGAGCTAAAGTAAAACAAAAGACTTATTACTATAATTTTACAACACAAAAAGCTATTCCTTTGATTAGCAATTATGTCTATTCATTAAAATCTTATAGACATTCAATAGATTTTGATAAACTGAAAGTAGCTCTTAATATATTTGTAGGTACACATGATTTCAGATCATTCTGTACAGGTTATGAGCAAGAGTCTACTATAAGAACAATAGATTCCATATCTTTAGTATATCTCAAAAGATATAAAATCTATCAAATACAAGTTAAAGGCAAATCATTTTTACGCTATATGATTAGAAGAATAGTGGGTGCTTGTCTTGAAATAGCTAATTCTAAAAAACGAAATATTAATGAATTAAAGGTAGCTCTTAAAAAACCTAATCCTGAACAAAATCTATTTACCGCTCCTGCTAATGGTTTGATTTTAAGAAAAATAATATATTTTTAG